The Commensalibacter nepenthis genome has a window encoding:
- a CDS encoding NAD(P)/FAD-dependent oxidoreductase, translating to MTKSSISTDVAIIGAGPTGLFAAFECSMLKMTCVLIDTLEHVGGQCSALYPEKPIYDIPAHPAITAQSLIDSLEKQIEPFSVPRLLSKTVVELKGEKGHFTLITHKGDVIYAKAVIIAAGAGSFGPNRPPLENIEQFEKAGNIHYYIRYSDQFIGKDIVIAGGGDSAVDWALALKDKANSISLIHRRDRFRAAPESLYRLEQAINEGKIQKLVPYQLHALQGEQNSLNAVDVISLNGDIQHLKADHLLAFFGLTTDLGSLKSWGIETNQGRIPVNQTTLQTSKEGIYAVGDIVQYPGKLKLILQGFSESAMAAHDVYSVVYPDLALHFEHSTTQGIPQ from the coding sequence ATGACAAAATCATCCATCTCTACTGATGTTGCCATTATTGGCGCAGGTCCAACAGGATTATTTGCCGCATTTGAATGTAGCATGTTAAAAATGACCTGCGTTCTGATTGATACTTTGGAACACGTAGGGGGACAATGTTCAGCTTTATACCCAGAAAAACCCATTTATGATATTCCTGCACATCCTGCCATTACTGCACAATCTTTAATTGATTCTCTTGAAAAGCAAATTGAGCCTTTTTCTGTCCCTCGCCTACTGTCCAAAACAGTCGTAGAGTTAAAAGGCGAAAAAGGTCATTTTACCCTTATCACACATAAAGGCGATGTAATCTATGCCAAAGCCGTCATTATCGCTGCAGGTGCTGGCTCTTTTGGTCCTAACCGCCCACCTTTAGAAAATATTGAACAATTTGAAAAGGCAGGAAATATTCATTATTATATTCGATATAGCGATCAATTTATTGGCAAAGATATTGTCATTGCTGGTGGTGGAGATTCCGCTGTTGATTGGGCATTGGCATTAAAAGACAAAGCCAACTCTATTTCCTTAATCCATCGCAGAGACCGTTTCCGCGCAGCACCCGAAAGCCTCTATCGTTTAGAACAAGCAATTAACGAAGGAAAAATACAAAAGCTCGTTCCTTATCAACTCCACGCATTACAAGGTGAACAAAATAGTTTAAATGCCGTTGATGTAATTTCCTTGAACGGCGACATTCAACACTTAAAAGCGGATCATTTGCTCGCTTTCTTTGGGCTGACAACCGATTTAGGATCTTTGAAATCTTGGGGCATTGAAACCAATCAAGGACGTATCCCCGTCAATCAAACAACGTTACAAACCAGCAAAGAAGGCATTTATGCAGTAGGCGATATTGTTCAATACCCTGGTAAGTTAAAACTAATCTTGCAAGGGTTCAGTGAAAGTGCGATGGCAGCACATGATGTTTATAGCGTTGTCTATCCAGATTTAGCATTGCATTTTGAACATTCCACCACCCAAGGAATTCCTCAGTAA
- the alr gene encoding alanine racemase, whose amino-acid sequence MSQPYSLIDATLFTQHAGAELYINLSAIVQNYHYLKQKVTPAQCGAVVKANAYGLGMIPVAQALAKTGCREFFVAHLDEGIALRSILGKEYLIYVLHGVPHGTESIYLEHHLIPILNDVHQLRNWVSLCKDHHNSYQAGIQFDTGMSRFGIGQDELFELQHIDWNIFQPALVMSHLACADTPNHPANQQQLEQFQALKQLVPNSRASLAASSGIFLGNNWHFDLIRAGIALYGGNPIPDQPNPMQNVISLQGKIIQTRYIPKGASIGYGATFTAPKDMRLALISIGYADGFFRAFSNKISAISPKFPTIPLALLGRVSMDSLCLDITDLPENGIQIGDKIEIIGNHYPIDILAQQADTIGYEILTSLGNRYHRIYT is encoded by the coding sequence ATGTCACAACCCTATTCTCTTATTGATGCCACTTTATTTACCCAACATGCTGGTGCTGAACTTTATATTAATTTATCAGCAATCGTGCAGAATTATCATTATCTAAAACAAAAAGTTACCCCAGCACAATGTGGAGCAGTTGTAAAAGCCAATGCCTATGGGCTAGGAATGATCCCAGTTGCACAAGCATTAGCCAAAACTGGATGTAGAGAATTTTTTGTTGCGCATCTTGATGAAGGAATCGCTTTAAGAAGTATTTTAGGAAAAGAATATCTCATTTATGTTTTGCATGGCGTTCCTCATGGAACAGAATCCATCTATTTAGAACATCATCTTATCCCCATCTTAAATGATGTTCATCAGCTACGAAACTGGGTATCCTTATGTAAAGACCACCATAATTCGTATCAAGCTGGCATACAATTTGATACAGGAATGTCCAGATTTGGAATCGGACAGGATGAGCTTTTTGAATTGCAACATATTGATTGGAATATATTTCAACCAGCATTAGTGATGAGCCACCTGGCTTGCGCTGATACACCCAACCATCCTGCCAACCAACAACAGCTGGAACAATTTCAAGCATTAAAGCAACTTGTCCCCAATAGTCGAGCCAGCCTTGCTGCATCTAGTGGTATTTTCTTGGGCAATAATTGGCATTTTGACCTTATCAGAGCTGGGATTGCCCTCTATGGCGGAAACCCCATACCAGATCAACCAAACCCAATGCAAAACGTCATTTCTTTACAAGGGAAAATCATTCAAACACGTTATATTCCCAAAGGGGCTTCTATTGGTTATGGGGCAACATTTACCGCACCTAAAGATATGCGATTGGCATTAATCTCTATTGGCTATGCTGATGGGTTTTTCCGTGCTTTCAGCAATAAAATATCCGCAATCAGCCCTAAATTTCCTACGATTCCACTTGCTTTATTAGGGCGTGTTTCGATGGATTCTTTGTGTCTTGATATTACTGACCTGCCAGAAAATGGTATACAAATCGGGGATAAAATTGAAATAATAGGGAACCATTACCCCATTGATATCCTTGCTCAACAAGCTGATACCATTGGATATGAAATATTAACATCCTTAGGTAATCGATATCATCGTATTTATACTTAA
- the tsaE gene encoding tRNA (adenosine(37)-N6)-threonylcarbamoyltransferase complex ATPase subunit type 1 TsaE produces the protein MDELLYALPDLAATEALAQKIALQIRKQDSILLFGPLGVGKTSLARALLRAVCHDPAMEVPSPSFTLVQQYDAPNFSLYHYDLWRLQDEEELIELDWDDAREGVTLVEWPERLGSWLPEDSLQIHLSIQSKTLRQAKLIGWKDRLSLLS, from the coding sequence ATGGATGAGTTACTTTACGCATTGCCAGATTTGGCAGCGACAGAGGCATTAGCACAAAAAATTGCATTGCAGATCAGAAAGCAAGATTCCATTTTATTATTCGGTCCATTGGGGGTTGGCAAAACATCTTTGGCACGTGCGTTATTAAGAGCAGTGTGCCACGACCCAGCAATGGAAGTCCCTAGCCCATCTTTTACCTTAGTACAGCAATATGATGCGCCTAATTTTTCTTTGTATCATTATGATTTGTGGCGCTTGCAAGATGAAGAAGAATTAATTGAACTTGACTGGGATGATGCCAGAGAAGGAGTGACATTGGTGGAATGGCCAGAACGCTTAGGCAGTTGGTTACCAGAAGATAGCTTGCAAATTCATCTTTCCATTCAGTCAAAAACGTTACGACAAGCAAAATTAATAGGTTGGAAAGATCGCCTCTCTTTATTGTCATGA
- the addB gene encoding double-strand break repair protein AddB: protein MNVISIPFNMPFLEILAKRWIDEAKDQPEMIRQGIILVPNQRTVKALIDTFLRITKGKPTLLPRIMSIGAIDESALILKGEHAFALLPSVDPILRISVLTKLIMKKDQSLEYKEQAGEIWKLACSLAELMDEAEWADCSLKDTLPKAVEGEYAQHWQNILQFLSIVTEIWPQWLLDNQVMNPIARKVALLRIQAKYWQEFGASVSVWAVGFIDARPAVVELLSSIMNLPNGKLIITGIQEDLPEAIWKDLALTHPYAEMAKMFIALGIKRSDLQYWQEETMFVPNERVKAFQQILLPAELLDQWLIGQHSVMLPGCYLSESTDQQQEAVSIALMIRDALEQPDKRMALVTPDRNLAMRVALELGRWGIVADDSAGEPLYKTPAAILLSLVLRACIEKFTPVSLLALLKHPFVCCGYAHKTCREYTRLLEINILRQFAASGLETIGYATRQRIAELKLTHPEHLGEQSLQFLSHAYEVLNLIHLLEKFMVPLQEGEYKRPLGQWAIALVEVVEALTSNSKQAGEDLLWTAEEGNILAEHLRNLIAEAQILTEITLQEFEGILNASYTGMIVHTRRVLRGRKDKELHPRVYIWGLIEARLQVVDMVILGGLSEGVWPPTIDSGPWISRPMRSKIGIPLPDAEVGRSAYDFMLICCSVPEIILSVPLQRDNAPVVPSRWITRLKAWLKGRQSVIAKHPALEWAKLLDQPKGAAQPVLAPSPMPPLKWRPKTISITDVEYWLKDPYEIYAKRILKLRKIVGLEEDRSASIFGNVVHEGLKKAYQQIGWDKQIVKECMVQALEERRDIIPSMREWWRSKVIKIAQWVYQEEQARRNQKNFGCVYSEISGAYDFAEEAGISFTLRGIADRIDFNYDGTIEIFDYKTGQTPSITSVKNGSAPQLPLEAAMIYRGAFGQNMAGKIITQLYYWKLKGGLDNDEQVTITKKSSEITMENEVYFLSQQYWEALIRLIKRYNDPEQPYLSRPRPYLFDKSASGGIPRFGDYTHLARVLEWSSMAGDE from the coding sequence ATGAATGTAATCTCTATACCGTTTAATATGCCTTTTTTAGAAATCTTGGCAAAACGATGGATTGATGAAGCGAAAGACCAACCAGAGATGATCCGTCAAGGGATAATTCTTGTTCCTAATCAAAGAACGGTCAAAGCGTTAATTGATACGTTTCTAAGGATTACCAAAGGAAAACCTACTTTACTGCCTCGGATTATGTCCATTGGGGCAATTGATGAATCGGCGTTGATCTTAAAGGGAGAACATGCGTTTGCGTTGCTTCCGTCCGTTGATCCGATTTTACGCATTTCTGTTTTAACCAAGCTGATTATGAAAAAGGATCAGTCTTTGGAGTATAAAGAACAAGCTGGAGAAATATGGAAGCTGGCATGTTCTTTGGCGGAACTTATGGATGAAGCAGAATGGGCAGATTGTTCTTTAAAAGACACATTACCAAAAGCGGTTGAAGGAGAATATGCACAACATTGGCAAAATATTCTGCAATTCCTAAGTATTGTTACAGAAATTTGGCCGCAATGGTTGCTTGATAATCAAGTGATGAATCCAATTGCTCGGAAAGTGGCGTTGCTGCGTATACAAGCTAAATATTGGCAAGAATTTGGTGCGTCTGTCTCAGTCTGGGCGGTTGGCTTTATTGATGCGCGCCCTGCGGTGGTGGAATTATTATCTTCGATTATGAATCTACCCAATGGCAAATTAATTATCACGGGGATACAGGAAGACTTGCCCGAAGCTATTTGGAAGGATTTGGCACTGACGCATCCATATGCGGAGATGGCAAAGATGTTTATCGCGCTGGGGATTAAACGCTCTGACTTGCAATATTGGCAAGAAGAGACAATGTTTGTTCCCAATGAACGAGTTAAGGCATTTCAACAAATCTTATTGCCTGCCGAGTTATTGGATCAGTGGTTAATAGGGCAACATTCTGTGATGTTGCCAGGTTGTTATTTATCCGAATCTACCGATCAACAACAAGAAGCCGTCTCTATAGCATTGATGATAAGGGATGCTTTGGAGCAACCTGATAAAAGAATGGCTTTGGTAACACCAGATCGTAATCTTGCTATGCGTGTTGCGTTGGAGTTAGGACGGTGGGGGATCGTAGCGGATGATAGTGCGGGCGAGCCTTTATATAAAACACCCGCAGCGATTTTACTCAGTCTTGTGTTGCGGGCATGTATAGAAAAATTTACACCTGTTTCGTTGCTGGCATTATTGAAACATCCTTTTGTTTGCTGCGGATATGCGCATAAGACTTGTCGTGAATATACGCGGTTACTTGAGATTAATATTTTACGGCAATTTGCAGCATCAGGTTTGGAAACGATTGGCTATGCAACGCGACAAAGAATTGCAGAGCTTAAGCTGACACATCCAGAACATTTAGGTGAACAATCTTTACAATTCTTATCCCATGCTTATGAGGTTTTAAACCTGATCCATTTGCTCGAAAAATTCATGGTTCCTTTACAAGAGGGGGAATATAAACGCCCATTGGGTCAATGGGCGATTGCTTTGGTCGAAGTGGTGGAAGCGTTGACTTCTAATAGTAAGCAAGCAGGGGAGGATTTATTATGGACAGCTGAAGAAGGGAATATTTTGGCTGAACATTTACGGAATCTTATTGCTGAGGCACAGATTTTAACAGAGATTACGTTGCAAGAATTTGAAGGAATTCTAAACGCATCTTATACAGGGATGATTGTGCATACGCGTCGAGTTTTGCGGGGACGTAAAGACAAAGAATTGCATCCCAGAGTCTATATTTGGGGATTGATTGAAGCGCGTTTGCAAGTCGTGGATATGGTTATTTTAGGAGGATTGTCCGAAGGTGTTTGGCCGCCCACGATTGATTCTGGTCCTTGGATCAGCAGACCCATGCGCAGTAAAATTGGTATTCCTTTGCCTGATGCAGAGGTCGGGCGTTCAGCATATGACTTTATGTTAATTTGTTGCTCGGTTCCAGAAATTATATTGTCGGTACCTTTGCAAAGAGATAACGCTCCTGTTGTGCCATCGCGGTGGATTACGCGCTTAAAAGCATGGTTAAAAGGACGGCAAAGTGTTATTGCAAAACATCCAGCGTTGGAATGGGCAAAATTATTGGATCAACCCAAAGGAGCTGCGCAACCTGTTCTTGCTCCAAGTCCTATGCCTCCTTTAAAATGGCGACCTAAGACGATTTCGATTACCGATGTTGAGTATTGGTTAAAAGACCCTTATGAGATTTATGCAAAACGGATTTTAAAGCTCAGGAAAATCGTTGGTTTGGAAGAAGATCGTTCTGCCAGTATTTTTGGGAATGTGGTTCATGAAGGGCTGAAAAAAGCCTATCAACAAATTGGCTGGGATAAACAAATTGTAAAGGAGTGTATGGTCCAAGCATTGGAGGAAAGGCGTGATATTATTCCTTCGATGCGAGAATGGTGGAGATCCAAAGTCATCAAGATTGCACAATGGGTTTATCAAGAAGAGCAAGCCAGACGGAATCAAAAGAATTTTGGGTGTGTTTATTCTGAAATCTCAGGGGCGTATGATTTTGCCGAGGAGGCGGGCATATCTTTTACTTTGCGCGGTATTGCCGATCGTATTGATTTCAATTATGACGGCACGATTGAAATTTTTGATTATAAGACAGGACAAACACCATCCATTACCAGTGTGAAAAATGGTTCTGCTCCACAGTTACCTCTAGAAGCTGCAATGATTTATCGTGGGGCCTTTGGTCAGAATATGGCGGGTAAGATTATTACTCAGCTTTATTATTGGAAACTCAAAGGAGGGTTGGATAATGATGAGCAAGTCACAATTACCAAGAAATCCTCTGAAATCACGATGGAAAACGAAGTTTATTTCTTATCCCAACAATATTGGGAAGCATTAATTCGCCTGATTAAACGCTATAACGATCCTGAACAACCCTATTTATCTCGCCCACGACCTTATTTATTTGATAAATCTGCAAGCGGTGGCATTCCTCGGTTTGGCGATTATACCCATTTGGCCAGAGTGCTGGAGTGGAGCAGCATGGCAGGGGACGAGTGA
- the trxA gene encoding thioredoxin, with product MGEFTKAVTDASFETDVLKSSKPVLVDFWAEWCGPCKMVAPVLEELAKEMGEQVTIAKVNVEENPDTPTNFGVRGIPTMILFKDGVPVATKVGALPKDKLKSWIESAL from the coding sequence ATGGGTGAATTTACAAAAGCAGTCACAGACGCTTCATTTGAAACGGATGTTTTGAAGTCTTCTAAACCAGTATTGGTTGATTTTTGGGCTGAATGGTGTGGGCCTTGTAAAATGGTCGCACCTGTTTTAGAAGAGCTTGCCAAAGAAATGGGTGAACAAGTAACGATTGCCAAAGTCAATGTTGAGGAAAACCCTGATACCCCAACAAATTTTGGCGTACGTGGTATTCCAACCATGATTCTATTTAAAGATGGGGTTCCAGTAGCAACAAAAGTTGGTGCTTTACCTAAAGATAAATTAAAATCATGGATTGAATCTGCTTTATAA
- the addA gene encoding double-strand break repair helicase AddA, with protein sequence MQLELLMNTPVDEANAQQRLASTPTISVFVSASAGSGKTKLLVDRLLRLMLPRKARDGTLQPGTHPQKIQCLTYSKAAAAEMAIRLQRKLSEWVGYSEQELNQALLDLEIEPNEEMRKAARALFAQVLDLPGGMRIETNHAFCQSILQRFPLEASISPQFKIIEEGDNILAFKRAFDEKIHLASEQDIQILSPIVSSQNFLEILQELQQNQRFLPPVFQLIEEGSFSLYLRRLLQLACSSKEKYLQSVCQKWRDEAEFKTYLLRALEANSKRLRDIAEAVLKWLEYSTEQRIETWDFFTSCFLTQKMELKSIKGNKTDDDDIAPYLIEQGQYILEVIDQLNIYTVYEYTLALMNVFAPIWKRYQEIKRTQGALYYNDLIAYTLMLLDDPGSAWVLYKLDGGLDHILLDEVQDNSAEQWKIAADLSTEFFAGMGRDEDQPHPRTVFAVGDYKQSIYSFQGAKPQEFLSWQKIFKRTVLEADQLWEDPQLRVSFRSSQIILDFVDQVFAPQQELKGLSGNGSENQFPAHRSAKENAPGRIDLWPLTRIDALDKEADMELWQPLQQNQKHQSAERILAETLADWISQQIGKEPPYGGKSIQAGDVLILIRKRSVFSKALIRSLKSKNIPLANLVKTQLLDQLAVQDLLILCEVLLLPQDDLALACVLKSPLGGLSEDSLMELAAPRKNGQSLWGTLFIRHEERPDWTAVWKMLSNLFLRIDFVTPYALLVEILGEHRGRTKLLARLGGEAIEAIDELLSQALQYETLHTPSLQGFLYWLKQSERMIKNEAESSVDMVRIMTVHGAKGLQGRLVILPDTMNVASKQGGFQSDKVLIWKDDPALGLTVPLYIPQKQFDIAESQLDKEQKKQSDEAESNRLLYVALTRASEWLLICGWQKPTQEQKELEELPIGNWYKHSVIALRELHASSRDFSGGWEGEHLWIEQKVISSNKSVIQDKHVIKQTKQEATLPAWMGQDSGWVAKPLASEKIPTAHLAPSRPEGIEMGDVPSIISPLQTKAKRDPLYRGRLVHQLLQYLPDCPKEARADIALHWLTPLEKQFSFKEIHYLVKQVLRIIEHPELKFLFDIESLVEQPLVGTVNGVVVTGQIDRMRILPDQILLCDFKSGRKVPTQPEETPINYLKQMAAYWALLKLLYPKHQIKPLIVWTDVAQIMFLPEQLLMNYIPTVKDNLS encoded by the coding sequence ATGCAGTTGGAATTGTTGATGAATACGCCTGTTGATGAAGCAAATGCTCAACAACGATTGGCATCGACACCGACGATTTCCGTCTTTGTGTCTGCTTCTGCGGGAAGTGGTAAAACGAAGTTATTGGTCGATCGTTTATTGCGTTTGATGTTGCCACGAAAAGCCCGAGATGGCACGTTACAACCTGGAACGCACCCACAAAAAATTCAATGTTTGACTTATTCCAAAGCAGCTGCTGCGGAAATGGCTATTCGGTTGCAACGTAAATTAAGTGAATGGGTGGGATATTCAGAACAAGAGCTTAATCAAGCCTTATTGGATTTAGAGATCGAACCCAATGAAGAGATGCGCAAGGCAGCACGGGCTTTATTTGCTCAAGTATTGGATTTGCCAGGAGGGATGCGGATTGAAACGAACCATGCGTTTTGCCAATCTATTTTACAACGATTTCCATTGGAAGCCTCGATCAGTCCCCAATTTAAAATTATCGAGGAAGGGGATAATATCCTTGCGTTCAAACGAGCATTTGATGAGAAAATTCATCTGGCTTCAGAACAAGATATTCAAATTTTAAGCCCAATTGTCAGCAGCCAGAATTTTTTAGAGATTTTACAAGAGTTACAACAAAATCAACGTTTTCTCCCTCCTGTTTTTCAACTGATTGAAGAGGGTAGTTTTTCGTTATATTTACGTCGTTTATTACAATTAGCTTGTTCAAGTAAAGAGAAATATTTACAGTCTGTTTGTCAAAAATGGCGAGATGAAGCAGAGTTTAAAACTTATTTATTGCGAGCTCTTGAGGCAAATTCTAAACGGTTAAGGGATATTGCTGAGGCTGTATTAAAATGGCTTGAATATTCCACAGAGCAACGAATTGAGACATGGGATTTTTTTACCAGCTGTTTTTTGACGCAAAAAATGGAACTGAAATCGATCAAAGGCAATAAAACAGATGATGACGATATTGCGCCTTATTTGATTGAGCAAGGTCAATATATTTTAGAAGTTATTGATCAGTTAAATATTTATACGGTGTATGAATATACGCTGGCATTGATGAATGTTTTTGCACCGATCTGGAAACGCTATCAAGAGATCAAACGCACGCAAGGCGCACTTTATTATAATGATTTAATTGCTTATACCTTGATGTTATTGGATGATCCTGGTTCTGCTTGGGTGTTATATAAACTCGATGGCGGATTGGATCACATTTTGTTGGATGAGGTACAAGATAACTCTGCCGAACAATGGAAAATTGCTGCGGATTTATCGACAGAGTTTTTCGCGGGTATGGGACGGGACGAGGACCAACCGCATCCCAGAACGGTTTTTGCAGTTGGGGATTACAAGCAATCCATTTATTCTTTTCAAGGTGCAAAACCGCAAGAATTTTTAAGTTGGCAAAAAATATTTAAGCGTACTGTTTTAGAAGCAGATCAATTATGGGAAGACCCACAATTACGGGTTTCTTTTCGATCCAGTCAAATTATTCTCGATTTTGTCGATCAGGTATTTGCCCCTCAACAAGAGTTGAAAGGATTATCAGGAAATGGTAGCGAAAATCAGTTTCCTGCACATCGATCGGCAAAAGAAAATGCTCCTGGGCGTATTGATCTGTGGCCATTAACGCGCATTGATGCGTTGGATAAAGAAGCCGACATGGAATTGTGGCAGCCTTTACAACAAAATCAAAAACATCAAAGCGCAGAGCGTATTCTCGCTGAAACCTTAGCGGATTGGATATCTCAGCAAATTGGAAAAGAGCCTCCTTATGGGGGTAAGTCTATTCAAGCTGGAGATGTTTTAATCTTAATTCGTAAACGCTCAGTTTTTTCCAAAGCATTAATACGATCATTAAAATCAAAAAATATACCTTTGGCGAATTTGGTTAAAACGCAATTATTGGATCAATTAGCGGTTCAAGATTTATTGATTTTATGCGAAGTTTTATTATTGCCTCAAGATGATCTGGCACTTGCCTGCGTATTGAAATCTCCATTAGGTGGATTAAGCGAAGATAGTTTAATGGAGCTGGCTGCTCCCAGAAAAAACGGACAAAGCCTGTGGGGGACTTTATTTATCAGGCACGAGGAACGACCAGATTGGACAGCAGTGTGGAAAATGTTGTCCAATTTATTTTTAAGGATTGATTTTGTCACGCCTTACGCTTTGTTAGTCGAGATTTTAGGAGAACATCGAGGGCGCACAAAATTACTTGCGCGATTGGGTGGGGAGGCGATTGAGGCGATTGATGAGTTATTATCTCAGGCTTTACAATATGAAACGCTGCACACCCCATCTTTGCAAGGGTTTTTATATTGGTTAAAGCAATCCGAACGCATGATAAAAAATGAAGCAGAATCAAGTGTGGATATGGTGCGGATTATGACGGTGCATGGAGCCAAAGGCTTACAAGGGCGTTTGGTTATTTTACCTGATACGATGAATGTTGCATCAAAGCAGGGAGGGTTTCAATCAGATAAAGTATTAATTTGGAAAGATGATCCTGCGTTGGGGTTAACCGTGCCGTTATATATCCCTCAAAAGCAGTTTGATATTGCTGAAAGTCAGTTGGATAAAGAACAGAAAAAACAAAGTGATGAGGCAGAAAGTAATCGTTTGCTTTATGTGGCGTTGACGCGTGCCAGTGAGTGGTTATTAATTTGTGGTTGGCAGAAACCAACTCAAGAGCAAAAAGAGCTTGAGGAGTTGCCGATTGGGAATTGGTATAAACATAGCGTTATCGCTTTGAGGGAGTTACATGCCTCTTCACGAGATTTTTCTGGTGGATGGGAAGGGGAACATCTGTGGATTGAACAGAAAGTAATTTCTTCTAATAAATCAGTTATTCAAGATAAGCACGTAATTAAACAAACGAAGCAAGAAGCCACATTGCCTGCATGGATGGGGCAAGATAGTGGCTGGGTTGCAAAGCCGCTTGCTTCTGAAAAAATACCTACAGCACATCTTGCGCCTAGTCGTCCAGAAGGAATTGAAATGGGAGATGTGCCTTCTATTATTTCCCCTTTACAAACCAAAGCAAAAAGAGACCCTTTATATCGTGGGCGTTTGGTGCATCAGCTGTTGCAATATTTACCCGATTGTCCAAAAGAAGCCCGTGCTGATATTGCATTACATTGGCTAACACCGCTTGAAAAACAATTTTCCTTCAAAGAAATTCACTATTTGGTCAAACAAGTATTACGGATTATCGAGCATCCTGAATTAAAATTTTTGTTTGATATAGAAAGTTTGGTAGAGCAACCCTTGGTAGGCACCGTCAATGGAGTGGTTGTGACGGGACAAATTGATCGGATGCGTATCTTGCCCGATCAAATTTTATTATGTGATTTTAAGTCTGGACGTAAAGTCCCCACCCAACCCGAAGAAACACCCATAAATTATTTAAAACAAATGGCGGCTTATTGGGCGTTATTAAAATTATTATATCCTAAACACCAAATAAAACCTTTGATTGTTTGGACGGATGTGGCTCAAATAATGTTTTTACCAGAGCAATTATTAATGAATTATATCCCAACGGTAAAAGATAATCTTTCTTGA
- the hpnK gene encoding hopanoid biosynthesis-associated protein HpnK, with amino-acid sequence MSKQVLISADDFGLSVEVNEAIEQAHRQGVLSTANLMIAGTAAEDAIQRAKRLPNLKVGLHLVVIEGPAILPHSEIPLIVDKNKLFPSDQLRMGIDYFFKKSIQYQLRREIRAQIQAFTNTGLVLDHIDVHKHMHLHPSVGKMLIEISKEFGVRNIRVPYEPVTTLMKIDNSTYKDNIGNLLVQYWTNVLKYQLRRADMRYLDWCFGLSWCGHMNFDKISKLLRNLPKGHSEIFFHPSISHAGLYHELMPDYEPTKELEALCHPDFPKILKENNITPITWDNVN; translated from the coding sequence GTGAGTAAACAAGTTTTAATCTCGGCTGATGATTTTGGATTGTCAGTCGAGGTCAACGAAGCGATCGAGCAAGCACATCGTCAAGGTGTGTTAAGTACAGCTAACTTGATGATTGCAGGTACTGCGGCAGAAGATGCTATTCAACGGGCAAAAAGACTGCCTAATCTGAAAGTTGGATTACATCTTGTGGTGATCGAAGGACCTGCTATTTTACCACATTCTGAAATTCCTTTGATCGTCGATAAAAACAAACTGTTCCCCTCCGATCAACTACGAATGGGAATAGACTATTTCTTTAAAAAATCAATACAATATCAACTTCGTAGAGAAATCAGAGCGCAAATACAAGCCTTTACAAATACAGGTCTTGTTTTGGATCATATTGATGTGCATAAACACATGCATTTACATCCTAGCGTTGGCAAAATGCTAATTGAAATCAGCAAAGAATTTGGCGTTCGAAATATTCGTGTGCCGTACGAACCTGTTACAACGCTCATGAAGATTGATAACTCCACATATAAAGATAATATTGGAAATTTATTGGTTCAATATTGGACCAATGTTCTGAAATATCAACTCCGCCGTGCAGATATGCGTTATTTAGACTGGTGTTTTGGGTTGTCTTGGTGTGGGCATATGAATTTTGATAAGATTTCGAAACTGCTCAGAAATCTTCCTAAAGGACATTCTGAAATATTCTTTCACCCATCAATCAGTCATGCTGGCTTATACCATGAATTGATGCCTGATTATGAGCCTACCAAAGAACTGGAGGCTTTATGTCATCCAGATTTTCCAAAGATTCTCAAAGAAAATAACATTACCCCAATAACTTGGGATAATGTCAATTAA